A genomic stretch from Candidatus Hydrogenisulfobacillus filiaventi includes:
- a CDS encoding MFS transporter (Evidence 2a : Function from experimental evidences in other organisms; Product type t : transporter): MATAASLMGDGRHWGRALFVIIIGAFMAILDTSIVNIAISTLESEFSVSTSQVQWVVTVYLLALGVVVPMAAYLGDRFGLKRVYLAALTIFTIGSALSGLSWSLGALIFFRILQALGGGLIMPVTMSMLYQMVPRDRIGTAMGIWGLTLLFAPALGPTLGGYLVQFITWRLIFYINVPIGILGILLGIAYVPDFPVRKGARFDPVGFVLVAAGLFGLLLALSEGQTWGWSSETIVLLLVGSGFLLLLFTEWELTIPHPLLNLRVFRYGSFTLSNLLSIIITMGLFSGVFYVPLFLQTVAGYGAFRTGLILMPGALASGLMMPIAGRIYDKIGVRLLGTVGLLLLGYTTYLLHNLSPTTPAGTVTWWMVWRGFGMGMTMMPIMTAGMSPIPTLEVGSASAINNIIQRVAGSFGLAALTAVLDRRVAAHTVNLASPWTPVNPAAQHLLVLFHHLPQGLTLLGGYIQGEAFVFGIDDVFVLMAALTVTAAVLTPFLRTVRHPPGPGGGRRVIVSD, from the coding sequence GTGGCGACGGCAGCGTCCCTGATGGGGGACGGACGGCATTGGGGCCGGGCCCTGTTCGTGATCATCATCGGGGCCTTCATGGCCATCCTGGATACCTCCATCGTGAACATCGCCATCTCCACCCTGGAGAGCGAATTCTCCGTTTCGACCTCCCAGGTGCAGTGGGTGGTCACTGTGTACCTGCTGGCCCTGGGGGTGGTGGTGCCCATGGCCGCCTACCTGGGGGACCGTTTCGGATTGAAGCGCGTGTACCTAGCCGCGTTGACCATCTTTACCATCGGATCGGCCTTGTCGGGCTTGTCCTGGAGCCTGGGCGCCCTCATCTTTTTCCGCATCCTGCAGGCGCTGGGCGGTGGGCTCATCATGCCGGTGACCATGTCCATGCTGTACCAGATGGTGCCGCGCGACCGCATCGGCACCGCCATGGGCATCTGGGGCCTCACCCTGCTGTTCGCCCCCGCCCTGGGCCCCACCCTGGGCGGCTACCTGGTGCAGTTCATCACCTGGCGGCTCATTTTCTACATCAACGTGCCCATCGGTATCCTGGGCATCCTGCTCGGGATTGCGTACGTCCCCGATTTTCCGGTGCGCAAGGGGGCACGTTTCGACCCCGTGGGCTTCGTGCTGGTCGCGGCGGGGCTGTTCGGCCTGCTGTTGGCCCTTTCCGAGGGCCAGACCTGGGGCTGGTCCTCGGAAACGATCGTGCTGCTGCTGGTGGGGTCAGGCTTTCTCCTGCTCCTGTTCACGGAATGGGAGCTCACGATCCCCCACCCGCTACTCAACCTGCGGGTGTTCCGTTACGGGAGCTTCACCTTAAGCAACCTGCTCTCCATCATCATCACCATGGGGCTCTTCTCCGGGGTCTTCTATGTGCCCCTCTTCCTGCAGACGGTGGCGGGTTACGGCGCCTTCCGCACCGGGCTCATCCTGATGCCGGGGGCGCTGGCCTCCGGACTCATGATGCCGATCGCCGGCCGCATCTACGACAAAATCGGGGTGCGCCTGCTGGGGACGGTCGGGCTCCTGCTCCTCGGCTACACCACCTACCTGCTGCATAACCTCTCGCCCACCACTCCGGCGGGCACGGTGACCTGGTGGATGGTATGGCGGGGGTTTGGCATGGGCATGACCATGATGCCCATCATGACCGCGGGTATGTCCCCCATCCCCACTCTGGAGGTGGGGTCTGCCTCTGCCATCAACAACATCATCCAGCGGGTGGCGGGGTCCTTCGGGTTGGCCGCCCTCACCGCCGTCCTCGACCGCCGGGTCGCCGCGCATACCGTCAACCTGGCCTCCCCCTGGACGCCGGTCAACCCCGCCGCCCAACACCTGCTGGTCCTCTTTCACCATCTGCCCCAAGGTCTCACCCTGTTGGGCGGCTACATTCAGGGGGAGGCGTTTGTGTTCGGCATTGATGACGTCTTCGTGCTGATGGCGGCCCTGACGGTGACGGCGGCGGTGCTGACCCCCTTCCTGCGTACCGTCCGGCATCCCCCCGGCCCCGGTGGTGGCCGTCGGGTAATTGTCAGCGATTAG
- the rbsD gene encoding D-ribose pyranase, with amino-acid sequence MLRTGILHPELGAWLARLGHHDRLLISDAGYPMVPGAARIDLGFAPGRPGLLEVVEAVVAVLPLERVWVAAELPEQQPGFFRHLEALLPAGVPVERLADHETFKATAAGVPLMVRTGEFTPFANCLLECGVGF; translated from the coding sequence ATGTTGCGCACCGGGATTCTGCATCCGGAATTGGGGGCGTGGCTGGCCCGCCTCGGCCATCACGACCGCCTCCTCATCAGCGACGCCGGTTATCCCATGGTGCCGGGCGCCGCCCGCATCGACCTCGGGTTTGCCCCCGGCCGGCCCGGCCTGCTGGAGGTGGTGGAGGCGGTCGTGGCGGTCCTGCCCCTGGAGCGGGTGTGGGTGGCGGCCGAACTGCCGGAGCAGCAGCCCGGCTTCTTCCGCCACCTGGAGGCCCTTCTGCCCGCGGGGGTGCCGGTGGAGCGGCTGGCGGACCACGAGACCTTTAAGGCCACCGCGGCCGGGGTCCCCCTCATGGTCCGGACGGGGGAGTTCACCCCCTTCGCCAACTGCCTGCTGGAGTGCGGGGTGGGATTCTAA
- the rbsC gene encoding ribose ABC transporter (permease) (Evidence 2a : Function from experimental evidences in other organisms; PubMedId : 7921236, 15849754, 16850406; Product type t : transporter) codes for MLPVSPMPGPHPEGEDRPRAAAGWWRKSGRLLGQAPILVGFLALVVALSFLSPYFLTVSNWLQLIMQTSMMALVAMGETVVILTGGIDLSSGPTVGLAGMIGAGLLLRAHTGAPVALVASLAVGLLMGLVNGLSVTRLKMAPFIVTLATGSMASGLTLAYSRGNTLAPVLGPYAYLGGGTLAGIPVPVLLTLAVFAGLGWVLARTVWGRQVYAVGGNRTAAYLAGIDVQRTELSVYVLAGLLYAVAGIVETGMLGAATASAGQNLVLTPIAAVVIGGVSLFGGLGSLWGTFLGAITLGVLTNGLDLLNVSPFYAQVVYGLVVFLAVLMDVTNRKRQL; via the coding sequence ATGCTACCGGTGTCGCCCATGCCCGGCCCGCATCCTGAGGGGGAGGACCGCCCCCGGGCGGCCGCGGGCTGGTGGCGGAAAAGCGGCCGCCTGTTGGGCCAGGCGCCCATCCTGGTGGGGTTTCTGGCCCTGGTGGTGGCACTCTCGTTCCTGTCCCCGTACTTTTTGACGGTCAGCAACTGGCTGCAGCTCATCATGCAGACCAGCATGATGGCGCTGGTGGCTATGGGGGAGACGGTGGTCATCCTCACCGGCGGCATCGACCTGTCCTCCGGGCCTACGGTGGGGCTGGCGGGGATGATCGGGGCCGGCCTGCTGCTGCGCGCTCACACGGGGGCTCCAGTGGCGTTAGTCGCCTCCCTGGCGGTGGGGCTCCTGATGGGGCTGGTGAACGGGCTCAGTGTCACCCGGCTGAAGATGGCGCCCTTCATCGTCACCCTGGCCACCGGTTCCATGGCCTCCGGCCTGACCCTGGCCTATTCCCGTGGCAACACCCTGGCGCCGGTGCTGGGGCCCTATGCCTATCTGGGCGGCGGCACCCTGGCCGGCATCCCGGTGCCGGTGCTGCTGACCCTGGCGGTATTCGCCGGGTTGGGCTGGGTCCTGGCCCGCACGGTGTGGGGCCGGCAGGTCTATGCTGTGGGCGGCAACCGCACCGCCGCCTACCTGGCCGGCATTGACGTCCAGCGGACCGAGCTGTCGGTCTATGTGCTGGCCGGCCTGCTCTATGCGGTGGCGGGCATCGTGGAAACCGGGATGCTGGGGGCGGCCACCGCCAGTGCCGGGCAGAACCTGGTCCTCACCCCCATCGCGGCGGTGGTGATCGGCGGGGTCTCCCTCTTTGGCGGGCTGGGCAGCTTGTGGGGCACCTTCCTGGGTGCCATCACCCTGGGGGTGCTGACCAACGGCCTTGACCTGCTCAACGTTTCCCCCTTCTATGCGCAGGTGGTCTATGGGCTGGTCGTCTTCCTGGCGGTGCTGATGGACGTGACCAACCGCAAGCGCCAGCTGTGA
- a CDS encoding Biotin attachment protein translates to MKRGWFIGTAIVGVLTLGGVAAGYAYARQHWVSTDYARFVAPTAWVSAPATGTLGQVRVSPGEAVQPGTVVTTVHTATGTRVAVTAGAAGRIASLAVHRGDPVTAGQPLMAVVDVSQGQVLAEIPGSDAGKVGVGYTAHCRFTADPGISVAGTVDAIGGAALAWPAPPSSGAYVRQTQWIPVRIRLEGVRGSGVPLIAGESVSVRIDR, encoded by the coding sequence GTGAAGCGAGGCTGGTTTATCGGGACCGCCATCGTCGGGGTGCTCACCCTGGGCGGGGTGGCGGCCGGCTACGCCTACGCCCGTCAGCACTGGGTGAGCACCGATTACGCCCGATTTGTCGCGCCGACCGCCTGGGTCTCCGCGCCCGCCACGGGCACGTTGGGCCAGGTGCGGGTCAGTCCCGGGGAGGCAGTCCAGCCGGGCACCGTGGTCACCACCGTGCACACGGCGACCGGAACCCGGGTGGCGGTGACGGCCGGTGCGGCGGGCCGGATCGCCAGCCTGGCGGTCCACCGCGGGGACCCGGTCACAGCGGGCCAGCCGCTGATGGCGGTGGTAGATGTCAGCCAGGGCCAGGTGCTGGCCGAAATTCCCGGCAGCGATGCCGGAAAGGTGGGCGTGGGCTACACCGCCCACTGCCGCTTTACGGCCGACCCCGGGATTTCGGTGGCCGGTACCGTGGACGCCATCGGGGGCGCGGCGCTGGCGTGGCCGGCACCGCCCTCCAGTGGCGCCTATGTGCGGCAGACGCAGTGGATTCCGGTGCGCATCCGCCTCGAGGGCGTGCGCGGTTCGGGAGTGCCCCTGATTGCGGGGGAAAGTGTCAGTGTCCGCATCGACCGGTGA
- a CDS encoding MarR family transcriptional regulator, translating into MRLGRRLRWAFPDEGLTMAQFALLKLVDAHGPLTMGELADQLGVSLATATGLVDRLTAANLLTRERAERDRRVVVVRLSESGQARMAQAQARRRAYMASALRHLGTGDLEIFLRLLTQITEGVERDGHGAGEAPHPGKEG; encoded by the coding sequence GTGCGGCTGGGGCGCCGCCTGCGCTGGGCCTTTCCCGACGAGGGTCTGACCATGGCCCAATTTGCGCTTCTCAAGCTGGTGGACGCGCATGGTCCCCTGACCATGGGCGAACTGGCCGACCAGCTGGGCGTTTCCCTGGCCACCGCCACCGGCCTGGTCGACCGCCTGACCGCCGCCAACCTCCTGACCCGGGAACGGGCGGAACGGGACCGGCGGGTGGTGGTGGTGCGCCTGAGCGAAAGCGGGCAGGCGCGCATGGCCCAGGCCCAGGCCCGGCGCCGGGCGTACATGGCCAGCGCCCTTCGGCACCTCGGGACCGGGGACCTGGAAATCTTTCTGCGCCTTCTGACCCAGATTACCGAGGGTGTGGAGCGGGACGGCCACGGTGCCGGGGAGGCCCCGCATCCCGGGAAGGAGGGTTAG
- a CDS encoding protein of unknown function (Evidence 5 : Unknown function), with the protein MGWLWAGMLEGVAGIVVGVVLWTALPTNVQPVGLVAALAGVVAMLATLAWGRPEPREAGEEPAPEPGPAGEPLVPPRVALAAAGSEWPELPDGAWTVPAADVDGASIMGREQAIARARWQARAADWRDRARRVDPGDPRGAAEVRILTQGFGALAQGKAPEPAVRQAAGLSPEEAAAWRAELDDEAARLEEEWRRVTSARASAAGAAEAWRAWRRARELADRLEEITLIRTALETAAPVGPARPEEGKA; encoded by the coding sequence ATGGGCTGGCTATGGGCCGGCATGTTGGAAGGCGTAGCCGGGATTGTCGTGGGCGTGGTGCTGTGGACGGCCCTGCCCACCAACGTGCAGCCGGTGGGACTGGTAGCGGCCCTGGCCGGGGTGGTCGCCATGCTCGCCACCTTGGCCTGGGGCCGGCCGGAGCCCCGGGAGGCCGGAGAGGAACCGGCGCCCGAGCCGGGGCCGGCAGGGGAGCCGCTGGTGCCGCCGCGGGTGGCGCTGGCGGCCGCAGGGTCGGAGTGGCCGGAGCTGCCGGACGGCGCCTGGACGGTGCCCGCCGCGGATGTGGACGGGGCCAGCATCATGGGCCGCGAGCAGGCCATCGCGCGCGCCCGCTGGCAGGCCCGCGCCGCCGACTGGCGGGATCGGGCCCGGCGGGTTGACCCGGGGGATCCTCGGGGGGCGGCGGAGGTCCGTATCCTGACCCAGGGCTTCGGGGCCCTGGCCCAGGGCAAGGCCCCGGAGCCGGCGGTGCGGCAGGCTGCGGGCCTGTCGCCCGAGGAGGCTGCCGCCTGGCGGGCGGAGCTGGACGATGAGGCGGCGCGGCTGGAGGAGGAGTGGCGGCGGGTGACCAGCGCCCGTGCCTCCGCCGCCGGCGCGGCGGAGGCGTGGCGGGCCTGGCGCCGGGCCCGCGAACTGGCCGACCGCCTGGAGGAGATTACCCTGATCCGGACCGCCCTGGAGACCGCGGCGCCGGTAGGGCCCGCCCGGCCGGAGGAGGGAAAGGCGTGA